The Halovivax ruber XH-70 genome includes the window CGTTGTTCATACGCTGGCTCCTGCGAGCGCCACAGCGTTGGCACTCCGTGACCCGGTAGGGCTCACGCGAGAACTGCGCGTTCTCCTCCTTTCTGCTCTCGGTACGAATCTGGACCGAGACATCGTGGAGGGTATCGAGGTCGCAGTCCTCGCAGTGCTCGGTAAGCCCGCTGAAATTGTTGTCAGTCGTTGCCATCACGATGATACTCTTCGTACATAGTGTATAAATCCGCGTTTGATTTCGAGGACTGATTCGCAAAACCACGAGACTGCGACGGCATCGATCGAATAACTGCTCAGGAAGTCCAATATCGTTTACCAACTGATCTAAGACCGTAAAATCCGCTTGGTGTGGGCGTAATTACAGTTTCCTCAGTTGGTATTATCGTCGGGTGCCAGTGGCCGACCTTCGCCTGGTACGACGTGGCAGTGGTGGCCCACATAGAGGCGTGCGGCCCGACGGTGGACAGGGGAACTTTAGCCCCGGGTCGCCGAGAGAGCGGTATGGAGCAGGTGTTCGCGCCGTGGCGCATCGAGTGGGTCGATCGCGACCGAAGCGAGGACGACGAGGGGTGTATCTTCTGTCGACTGCCGGAAGAGACGGCCGACCGCGACAACTACGTCGTGGCTCGAAGCCCACGCAGTTTCGTCCTCATGAACAACTATCCGTACAACCCGGGTCACGTGATGGTCATTCCGCGGACGCACACGGGTGAATACGCGGCGCTCGACGAGGAAACGTTGCTCGATCACGCGCGATTGAAACAGCGAACCTTCGAGGCGCTCGACGCGGCACTTGGGGTCGACGGGTACAATGCGGG containing:
- a CDS encoding DUF7835 family putative zinc beta-ribbon protein, with the translated sequence MATTDNNFSGLTEHCEDCDLDTLHDVSVQIRTESRKEENAQFSREPYRVTECQRCGARRSQRMNNA
- a CDS encoding HIT family protein, producing MEQVFAPWRIEWVDRDRSEDDEGCIFCRLPEETADRDNYVVARSPRSFVLMNNYPYNPGHVMVIPRTHTGEYAALDEETLLDHARLKQRTFEALDAALGVDGYNAGLNLGNAAGGSIDDHVHTHVVPRWGGDTNFMPVISDTKVIVQAIEDTYDALHEAFANFDDATVPGEGRAVEFEW